The Amycolatopsis camponoti genome segment AGCGAAGCCGCTCGTAGCGCCGAAGGTGGCGGAGCGGCCGCCGACGAGCGTGCGGTCAGCAGCCGCAGCCACCGTTCCAGGGTCGGGCCGAGCGCGTCCGGGGACACCAGAGCGTCGACCTGACCCCACTCGTACTTGGCCTCCGCCGTGTACGCCTCCGGCGAGCCGTCCGGACGCACTCGCGAGCCCGCGAAGCCGACCTGTGCTTCCGGCAGCGCGAGGATGACGTCGGCACCCGCGCCGAGCGTCGCCCAGCCGCCGCCGGTCGTCGGGTCGCGCAGCACGGAGATCTGCGGGATGCCCGACGCCCGCGTCAGCGCCGACGCCCGGGCCACCCGCTGCAGCTGCATCAACGCGCGCATGCCCTGCTGCATGCGGCTGCCGCCGGTCGAAATCAGCGATACCACCGGCAGCCGCGCGTCGCGCGCGTGCGCGAACGCCGCCTCGATCCGGTCGCCGGTGCGCTGCCCGAGCGACCCGCCGAGGAACCCGAACTCGAACGCGATCAGCACGGCCTCGACGTCGCCGACCTTCGCCGTCCCGCAGACGACGGACTCCTTCTCACCGGTGCGCTCTTCGGCGGCGGAGCGTGCTTCGCGGTAGCCGGGCCAGCCGATCGGCCCGTCGGCCGGCTCGTCGCGCAACGGCGTGGGGAACTCCACGAAGCCGTTGGCGATCGCCCCGACGACCTCGCGCGCCGGCTGCCTAGTCACCGAGCGCCCGCTTCATGACCTTGCCCATGTCGTTGCGCGGCAACGCGTCCAGGTAGCGGACGACCCGCGGGCGCTTGTGCGGCGCGAGCAGCTTCGCGACGTGGTCGGCCAGCTCCTCCGCGCCGGGTGGCTCCCCGTCGGGCACGATCCACGCGACGATCCGCTCGCCGAGGTCGTCGTCCGGCTCGCCGGTGACGGCCGCCTCCGCGACACCGGGGTGTTCGAGCAGCGCGTTCTCGATCTCGCCGGCGCCGATCTTGTAGCCGCCGCTCTTGATCAGGTCGGTCGCCTTGCGCCCGACGATCTGCACGTACCCGTCGGAGTCGCGGGTGGCCATGTCGCCGGTGCGGAACCAGCCGCCGTCGAACGCGGCCGCCGTCGCGTCCGGGCGGTTGAGGTACTCGGTGAACAAGTTGGGCCCGCGCACCTGGATCTCGCCGACGCTGTCGAGGTCCTCGATCGTCTCGCCGGCTTCGCCGACCAGCCTGAGCTCGACGCCGCGCAGCGGGACGCCGACGGTGCCGGGCTTGCGCTCGCCGTCCGCGCGGACGCTCGTGTTCATCAGCGTCTCGGTCATCCCGTAGCGCTCGACGACCTGCTGGCCGGTCGCCGCGGTGATCCGCTGGTGGTCGTGCACCGGTAGCGCGGCCGACCCGGAAACCAGGAGCCGTGCGTTCTTCAGCGCCTCCGCCAGTGCGGTGTCCGTGGCGACCTCGCCGGCGATGCGGTGGTACATCGTCGGGACGCCGAACAGCATGGTCGCGCCGGTCGCCAGCTCGCGCGTGACGCCTTCGGTCGAGAAGCGGCCGAGGTGGCGCACCGAACCGCCGCGGCGCAGCGGGCCGAGGATGCCGAGGATCAGGCCGTGCACGTGGAACAGCGGGAGCCCGTGCACGAGGACGTCTTCGCCGGTCCAGCCCCAGGCGTCCTCGAGAGCGTCGAGCGTCGTCGCGATCGACCGGCGGGGGAGGACGACGCCCTTGGGCGGGCCGGTGGTGCCCGACGTGTAGACGATCAGCGCGGGCGTCTCGGGGTCCGGCTCGTCCGGGATCGGCGTGGCTTCGCCGGTCAGCGGGATGTCATGGCGGGGCAGCGCCGCCAGGCCTTCGGGCAGCTCGACGCCCGGTTCGGCCAGCACCAGCTCCGGTTCGCTGTCGGCGAGGATGTGGGCCAGCTCACGCTCGCCGATCTTCGGGTTGAGCGGCACGGCCGGGACGCCGGCCAGCAGCGCGGCCACGACGGCGACGCTCGTGTGGAGAGTCGGGGTCGCCCAGACCGCGACCCGGCCACGGGGCAGCCCGGCGGCGAGACCGCCGGCGACCGCGGCGAGTTCACGGTAAGCAAGAGCCTGTTCGCCGAACCGGAGGGCTTCCTTGCCCGAACCTGACGCGAGGGTGGGGAACAACGGGTCGGGCACCGCGGGGACCTCCCAGAGTCGCACTCGCCCCGCACGTTACCGTGCGGATCAGTCCCCTGCAGCAAGCGGCCGAAGGCCCTGGTCGTACGCTTGCTTACCGTGTTGGTACTGGCGATCGATACCTCGACCCCGGCGGTCACCGCGGGCGTCGTCGAGGCGGACGGCGACGGGGTCGAGACGCGCGGCGAACGCGTCACAGTGGACCCTCGCGCCCACGGCGAGCTGATCATGCCGCACGCGCTGGCCGCCGCCGAGGCCGCCGGAGTGTCGCTCAAGGACCTCGACGCGATCGTCGTCGGCGTCGGGCCCGGCCCCTTCACCGGCCTGCGCGCCGGGATGGCCACCGCCGCCGCGCTCGGGCACGCCCTCGGCCTCCCGGTGTACCCCGTCTGCAGCCTCGACGCGCTGGCCGCCGACGTCGTCCGGAGCGACAGCGCTTTCCTCGTCCTCACCGACGCCCGCCGCCGCGAGGTCTACTGCGCCGCGTACGACGCCGCCGGGAACCGCACCGACGGCCCGCACGTCCAGCGCCCGGCCGAGCTGGAGACCGGGATCGAGGTCGCGGCCGGCGACGGCGCGGTGCTGTACGCCGACGCGCTCGACGTCCAGCCGATCGAGCCGCGCTTCCCGTCGCCCGCCGGCTTGGTGAAGGTCGCGCGGAGTGCGTTGCTGGCGAAGGAAACGCCCGCGCCGCTGACGCCCCTGTACCTGCGCCGTCCCGACGCCGCCGAGCCCACCGCGCCGAAACGGGTGACCGCGCCGTGAGACTCGAGCCGCTGCGCCGCCGGGACATCGCCCGGTGCGTCGAGATCGAGCAGATCCTCTTCCCCGGCGACGACCCGTGGAGCTCCCGCGCCTTCCACTCGGAGCTGGACGCGGGCAACTTCTACCTCGCCGCGCGCCCGGACGAGAGCGACGAGCTGCTCGGGTACGCCGGGCTCGCCGTCGTCGGACGCCGGCGCGGCGAGTACGAGGCGACCGTGCACACCATCGGCGTCGCGCCCGAGCACCAGCGGCGAGGCATCGGCAAGGCGCTGCTGCGGGCCCTGCTGGAGCGGGCCGACGAGTTCGAGGCGCCGGTGTTCCTCGAGGTCCGCACGGACAACGACTCGGCTCTCGCGCTGTACGAGAGCCACGGCTTCGAACGGCTCGGCATCCGGAAGCGCTACTACCAGCCCTCCGGCGCCGACGCGTACACGATGGTCCGCCCGGCGCGGACGCGAGACGAGGTGGCGGGCTGATGTCACGCATCATCATGGGCATCGAGAGCTCGTGCGACGAGACCGGCGTCGGCCTGGTCCGCCTGCACGACGACGGCACGGTCGAGCTGCTCGCCGACGAGGTCGCTTCCAGCGTCGAGCAGCACGCCCGGTTCGGCGGCGTGGTGCCCGAGGTCGCGAGCCGCGCGCACCTCGAGGCGATGGTCCCGACGACTTCGCGTGCCTTCGAAAAAGCCGGGCTCGCACTGTCCGATGTGGACGCCATCGCGGTGACGGCCGGCCCTGGCCTGGCCGGTGCGCTGCTGGTCGGCGTGTCCGCGGCGAAGGCTTACGCGACGGCGCTGGACGTGCCCTTGTACGGCGTCAACCACCTGGCCGGGCACATCGCGGTGGACACGCTGCAGCACGGGCCGTTGCCGACGCCGTGCCTGGCGCTGCTGGTCTCCGGTGGGCACACCCAGCTGCTGCGCGTCGACGACATCGCGTCGGAGATCACCGAGTTGGGGTCCACTGTGGACGATGCAGCTGGTGAGGCGTACGACAAGGTTGCGCGTGTGCTGGGCCTGCCGTACCCGGGCGGTCCGCCGATCGACAAGGCGGCTAAGAACGGGAATCCTTCCGCGATCGCGTTCCCGCGTGGCATGACGGGTCCGCGCGACGCGAAGAACGACTTCTCGTTTTCGGGCTTGAAGACGTCGGTGGCGCGCTGGGTCGAGGGTGCGGCTCGGCGCGGTGAGGAGATCCCGGTGGACGACGTTGCTGCGTCGTTCCAGGAGGCCGTTGCGGATGTGCTGACCATGAAGGCGATTCGTGCGGCGAAGGAGCAGGGGATTGGCACGATCGTCATCTCGGGTGGCGTTGCGGCGAACTCGCGGCTGTCGTCGCTGGCGGCTGAGCGCTGTGCCGCGGCCGGGATCGAGCTGCGGGTTCCGCGGCCGCGGCTGTGCACGGACAATGGGGCGATGATCGCGGCGCTGGGTGCGCATGTGGTGGCGGCCAAGCGTCCGACCGCGTCGCTGGACTTCAGTGCTAACCCGGCTCTGCCGGTGTCGGTGGTGTCGCTCTAGGGGCGTCCGCCACCCCGCTCGCCCATTGTGACTACGGCCGGCGGCACCGGGTCAAGACGGGAAAGATGCCTTGACCCGGCGTCGCCGGCCGTGTTCTGGCTTCGGATCGGGGTTGCGGGGGGTGTGGGTCCCTTTCTTCCGGGGTGCGCGTCAGGACGCCGCCGCGTGCTTGTGTGCCGGGGAGCCCACGCCCAGTAGCTCCTCGATTGCCGCCACGGCCAGTGCGGCCGCTTTGCCTTCGCCGTAAGGGTTTCCGACCTGCGCCGGCTGTAGCTCGCCGCTCAGCAGACGCGCCGCCGTGTCGGCGATTCGTTCCGTGTCCGTTCCCACCAGCCACGCGCAGCCCGCCTCCACGACCTCCAGCCGCTCGGTGACGTCGCGCAGGACCAGCACCGGTGTGCCGAACGTTGGCGCCTCCTCCTGGATGCCGCCCGAGTCCGTCAGCACAAGTGATGCCAGGCGCAGTGCGCGGACCAGGTCCGGGTACTCCAGCGGGTCCGTCACCGTCACGCGTGGCAGGCCGCCCAGTGCCGCCTCGACCTGGTCGCGGACCTGGGGGTTCGGGTGCGCCGGGAACAGCACCTGCACGTCCGGGTGCTCGGCCACGATCAGCTGCACCGCGGCCAGCGTCCGCTCCAGGGGCTCGCCCCACGACTCACGGCGGTGCGACGTCACGAGTACCAGCCGCTCGTCCGCCTCCGCGATCTCCATCTCCAGCAGCGCCAGCGCCGTGTCGCGCGCCGGGAGGTCGCGTGCCGCGATCTCCAGTACCGCGTCGACCACTGTGTTGCCCGTGACCGCGATCCGTTGCCGCGCAACGCCTTCCGAGCGCAGCGCGGCGGCCGCGCCGAGGGTCGGTGCCAGGTGCAGCGCCGCCAGGCGGGACACCATCTGCCGCGCGCCCTCCTCCGGGAACGGTGCGGTGAGGTCGTGCGTGCGCAGCCCGGCTTCGAGGTGCACCACCGGGATGCCCAGCCAGAACGCCGCCAGCGCGCCGGCGAGCGTCGTCGTGGTGTCGCCCTGGACGACGAGTGCGGCCGGGGCGAACCGGCGCAGGACGTCGTCGAGCGCGGGCAGCAGGCCCGCGACCAGCTCCGCCTGGCCGCCGGTCACGCGCGGCGGCACGTCCAGCCACGCGTCCGCGACCAGGCCGAACGGGGACAGGGCCTGCTCGACCATGCCCGCGTGCTGCCCGCTGTGGACCAGGATCGGCCGCATGGCCGGGTGCTCCTCCAGCGCGAGTGCCAGCGGCGCGAGCTTGAGCGCTTCCGGCCGCGTCCCGGCCAGCAACATCACATCCACCCCGCGGTGCCCCTTCTCCACATCGTCCAGTGTCCAGCAAATCGTCGGCAAGGGCCGCCGGCGTGCGAGGGGCGCACGCCGACGGCCCCGGCCTCAGTGCTCCCGCGCCTGGGAGAGGCGGCGGTTGCGGCGGTGGACGGCGATCAGCGCGACGGTCCCGAGCAGGACCAGGAGCACCCCGACGGCCAGCCACCACCCGACGTCGGCACCGGTGGCGGCGAGGGTGCCCACCCCGCCACCGGCCACGCCGACGCCCGCACCCGGCATCTTGTACATCCGGGCCTCACTCAGGCCTGTGCCGCGCGACGGCGGTAGATCCGCGTCCCGACCGGCAGGGCGATCGCGCCGAGCAGGCCGAGCCCGATCCACAGCCCCGCGCCGGACGCCAGCGGCATCGGCGGCGCGGCTGGGCCGCAGGTCGCCGAGGACACGATCACGTCACCCGAGCCGAGTGCGCCGACGACGCCACCGAGCAGCTTCACGTGGATGGCGTTGACCGTGAGGCTGCCGTCGGCGTTCTTGATCTGCTCGTTGAGGATGATCGTCGCGACGTTGACCAGGCCGATGGCCACCTTGATCTGGGTGTTCGGCGCCGGGTTGGCGTCGACCGCGCCGATGCTGCCGAGCTTCGCGTCGGCCAGCGTGCTGCTGCCCTTCACCCCTTCCTGGGTGGCGGTGCAGACGGCTTCGACGGTCTTGACGCCGACGGTGCCGAGTGCGGCCTTGAGCAGCGGCAGGCCGACGTCGGCGGTGGTCGCCTTCGCCGTCACCGCGCCGGAGTTGTCGTCGCGCTTGGCCTCGGTGGTGATCACGCCGGCGGTCAGGATGCCGGCCGCGTTCGCACTGGCCAGGGTGTTCGTCGTCGGTCCGGCGGTGTTCGCGGCCGCGAGCGGCCCCACCTTGACCGCGGGCTGGCCGAGCAGCGTCACGTTGACGTCGACGCCGTACGCGGAACCGTCGCCGGGGGCCGCCGAAGCGGGGGTCGCGCCGGCGAGCACGACGCTCGCCACGACCGCGGCGAGCAGCCCGCCACGGCGTACGAGGGAGCTCTTCATCAACTGATCCTCCGAATTCGCTGAGTTTCCGGGTGAAAGCGTGACCGCGGGCGCGGATCGATCCTGCCTGCCTCGATTCGGCACGCGAATCGACTATCGCCAAGACCGCCGCGAATAGCACACAAAATGGGGTTGATCACCGGATCGGGTAGTGCTTTCGGGCGTTTTCGCAGGTCGAACCCGACGTCACCCGGTCGGCCTAGCAAGTTCGACGGCGATTCTGCCGAATGGCCGGTCAAACCCCACCTCCGAGTGGAATCGCGGGGCGTCCATGACTTACGCTCGCCCGGGGTCCGCAGCTTGACCGAAGAACCGACACCGAGAGGACCGTCGTGGCCGTAGCGAGCGCTCCGAACTCAGGTACGACGAAGTTTCCCCTGGTCATCGCACTCGGTGCGCTGATGGTCGCGGGGGCCGCGTTGGTGCTGGCCGAGCGGTTCTACCGCGAACTGGAAGTGCGCCTCGCCGGCGTGATCCTCGATCTCATCACTACATCGGGTGTTTATGTAGCGCCCGATCGGGAGTCCGTTTACTTTGGGTTGAGCAGTGCTACTCCATTCGGGTTGAGAATGACGCCGGAATGTTCTTCCGCGTTCCTTTTGCTGCCACTGCTCGTTGTGACGATGGCGATGCTGTACTTCCGGCCAGCCAATGCGAAGCGGCTCTTCTTTTCCCTCGGCATTTCCGCGCTCGTCGTCGTCTTGGTGAATCAACTGCGCATTCTGACGATCGTCGGGCTGGTCCACGAGTTCGGCACCGACGAGGGCTACTACTGGGGCCACACGCTGCTCGGCTCGATGGTCAGCGTGCTCGGTGGCGCCGTCTCGCTGGTCCTGTTCGTCTGGCTGGCCACCCGGAAGAAGAAGGCATGAGCGTCAAGGTCCTGCTGGCGATCACGCAGGCGTTCGCGCTGACGATGAGCGTGGCGTTCCTGGTGTACGTCGTCGTGATCGTCGTGCCGTACCTGCGCCGCAAACCCGCGCCGGTGGGTGATCCGGCGGACTTCACGTGGCACTTCTTCGTGCCGTGCCGCGACGAAGAGTCCGTCATCCGCGAGACCATCCGCTACCTGCGCACGACGTTCCGCAAGGCGCACGTCTGGGTCGTCGACGACGACTCCGACGACCGCACCGCCCGCGTCGTGCGGATGCTGTGGCGGCGCCACGGCGGTTACGACCCGTACCTGCACCTCGTGCCGCGCGTGCGCCCCGAGGCCCGGACCGGCAAGGGTGACGCCCTCAACGCCGCCTACCGGGCGCTCAACGACTGGATGGGCCCGGAGGCGACCCGCGACGACGTCGTGGTCGTGGTGGTCGACGCCGACGGCCGCCCGGCCCCGAACTGCCTGGAGGTCTGCGCGGCGGACCACCTCTTCGGCGACGCGGGGATCGGCGCGGTCCAGCTCGACGTCTGGATGAGCAACGTCGGCACGCCCCCGCCGACGCGCAACCCCGTCGGCCGCTGGTTCGGCCTGAAGCTGGCGCAGCTGCAGGACCTCGAGTTCCGGACGGCGATCGCGGCGATCCAGACGTCACGCGGCTTCACCGGCACGATCTCCATGGGCGGCAACGGCCAGTTCACCCGGCTCACCGCGCTCGACTCGATCGCCGGCCCCGACGAACAGCCGTGGCGCGGCTCGCTGCTGGAGGACTTCGAGCTCGGCGTCCACCTGCTCACCGAAGGCTGGCGCACCGGGTTCACGCCGGATTCCCATGTGGCGCAGGAGGGTCTGTACAGCCTGCGGCGGTTCCTGGTGCAGCGCACGAGGTGGGGCCAGGGCACCATGCAGTGCGCGCGGTACCTGCGGCGGATCTGGGACTCGCCGCACGTCAGCACGCTCGGCGCGGCGGAGATGATGTACTACCTGGCCCAGCCGTGGCTGCAGCTGCTCGGCTCGCTGCTGTACCCGATCCCGTTCATCCTGCTGATCGCGAGCACCGCGGGCGACCCGGCGCAGATGTGGACGTGGTTCACCGGCGGCGCATGGATCCTCTTCGCCATCTACGGCTCGTTCGGGCTGCTCCCGTTCCTCGTCTGGGGCCCGATCTACCAGCTGAAGTGCTTGCGCAGCCGCAATGTGTTGCGCGGCATCGGTCTCGGCTTCGCCTACGCGGCGTACATCTACACGTTCTACGTGACGTCGTGGCGCGCGCTGTTCCGCCTGATCCGCGGCCGCAACGGCTGGGCGAAGACGCGCCGCAACACCGAGCAGGCGGCCGGGGCGAAGGTCGCGCTCGACGCGTGAGCGCGACCTCCGCCCTCGGTCAGAAGGCCGGGAGGATCCGGACGTCGTCCGCCTTGACGAACGCGATCCGGTGCCCGAACTGGATCTGGACGTACTTGAGCTTGCCCTTCACCACCACGTGGTCGGCCACGTCGAACGTCGTGGCCGAGTAGTACTCCGAGCCGACCGTCCCGGCCGAGGAGTACTTCTGCCCGGCCGCCAGCGTGTACGGCAGCGGCGTGATGGCCTGCACCTTGACGTTCGCCGGGTAGGCCTCGGGCTCGGGGTACGCGCGCCCGTAGACCGGGATCGTCGCCAGCCCCGGCTTCGGGGTCACCACGAGCCCGATCGCGGGCTTCGCGACGCGGGCGCCGCGCGGGTTGTGGAACCAGCCCTTCTGCCCGAGGTACCAGATCGCGGTCCAGTCGCCGCTGACGTCGGCGACGGCGTACCGCTGCCCGGTCGCGGCCCGGCTGCCGACGTCGGAGACGGCCATGGTGGACGGCGAGCCGTCGGTGTGCAGGCCGACGTCCTTCAGCAGCGGCGAGGCGTCATTCGGCTCGGAGTGCAGTACGACGGCCTCGGAACCCCTTGCCGCGCAGGGCGTTCCGACGGCGTCACAGCCGGTGAAGATCGGCTGGTTCTTCGCGAAGTCCGGGTCGATGGTGACCAGCGACGAGCCGGGCAGCCCGAACCCGCCGAGCGGCGCGCCGAGCAGGTCGAAGTAGTGCGACCAGTCCCAGTAGGGGCCAGGGTCCCAGTGCATGCCCGCGATGGTCGACGGGACCGTCCCCGGCACGTTGTCGTGGCCGATGATGTGCGCCCGGTCGAGCGGGATGTCGTACTTGCGCGCGAGGTAGCCGACGAGCTTCGCGCTCGACCGGTACATCGCTTCGGTGTACCAGGTGCCCTTCGCGGCGAAGCCCTCGTGCTCGATGCCGATGGACTTCGCGTTGATGTACCAGTTGCCGGCGTGCCAGGCGACGTCCTTGGTCGGCACGTGCTGCGCGATCAGGCCGTCGTTGGAGCGGATCGTGTAGTGCCAGCTCACGTACGTCGGGTCCTGGGCGAGCTTGAGGACGCTGTCCCAGTAGCCCTCGGTGTCGTGGATGACGATGTGGTCGATCTTCTGGCTGACCGGCCGGTTGGCCAGGTCGTGGTTGCCGTAGTCGTCGTTCGGCAGTTCCTGGTACGGCGCCGGGACCGACTCGCAGGCGACGGTCCTCGGGCACTCGACGTTCGCGGGGTTGCCGGGGTGCTGCTTCGCGGCGACGTCCGGCGTCGCGGCCAGGGTGACCTGCTGACCGTCGTCCGTGGTGCGGGCGACGCCGGTCTTGATCGTGTCGAAGACCTCGTCGGCGAACGTCTGGGCGGCTTCGCCGGTGGATCCGCTGTAGCGCGCCACGGCGTCGTACCAGTCGGCTTGGCCGGCGTGGTACTTCGCGAGCAGGGCGGCGCCGCCCCGGATGTTCTGGGCCGGGTCCGTGCGGAGGGTCTCGGCTGTTTGGCCGGTGAGCTGGGCGGCCTCGTCGATGGTCTGGAGACCCGGTGGGGGAGTGGCGGGACCGGCCTCCGGGTGGAGGGCGGGGCGGGCGTCGTCGCCGCGGGGGTCTTCGGTGCCCTCGTCGTGGTGGGAGGTGGCTGCTCCGGCTTCCCTCACGTCGGTGAGGTGCATGGGGCCGTAGCCGGCCGACGTGCTGGGCGTTCCGGCGTTGAAGTCCCAGCGGGACTCCAGGTAGGAGACGCCGAGGAGGACGTTCTCGGGGACGCCGAACTCGGTGGCCGCGGCGGTGAAGTCGCGTTGGCGTTGTTCGGTGGTGGCTGCTTGGGCCGGGGCGGTGGCCAGCGCGGCGGTGAGGGAGACGGCGGCGGTGAGGACCGCCGCTCTGGAGAGGGGACGGGTTGACATGGGCATAAACCCCCAGGGTTCTGGTGCCAGGTGGTGAGAACCTAACCAGAAACTCACGCCAGGGGTAAGAGGCGGTGACCGCTCCTCGTCGCTCGATTGTTCAACACCGGATACCCGGCCTCACGGGCGCCTTCGGCGTCGCTTCGCGATGAGCTTCGCTCACCCTTGACCCCGGCTCTCCGGCGCTGACTGCGGCGGGGACGAGGGGCGGGGGAGGTCTAGGGCGGTCTGTGTTGGCGCCGGTCAGGGGGTCGTTCGAGGCTGCTTCACACGCCGGTGGGGACCCTCCTTGCACGACTGGCACTCACGTGGCTAGAGTGCTAATCGCACGGCCCGACAGCCCCGGCACCCGCGACGGCGGGGGTGGTAGAGCCGTAACCACATCCTGCCAACGCTTTCGACGACCGTGGAGGTCAACCCGGTGAGCGTGAACATCAAGCCGCTCGAGGACAAGATCGTTGTCCAGACGAGTGAGGCCGAGGAGACGACCGCTTCCGGCCTCGTCATCCCCGACACCGCCAAGGAGAAGCCCCAGGAGGGCAAGGTTCTGGCCGTGGGCCCGGGCCGCATCGACGACAAGGGCAACCGCGTCCCGCTCGATGTCTCCGTCGGCGATGTCGTCATCTACTCGAAGTACGGCGGCACCGAGGTCAAGTACAACGGTGAGGACTACCTGATCCTGTCCGCCCGCGACGTGCTGGCCGTCATCAACTGACGTCCGCTCGCAGCGCATGACGCCCCGGGCCCCGCACAACGCCGGGGAGCGGGGCGTTCTTGCGTTTCAAAGACACCGAAAGGTAAGCGGAACACGCTATGCCCAAGCAGATCAGTTTCGACGAGGACGCTCGTCGCGCGCTGGAGCGCGGGGTGAACAAGCTCGCCGACGCGGTCAAGGTCACCCTCGGCCCGCGCGGTCGTCACGTCGTGCTCGACAAGAAGTTCGGCGGCCCGACCATCACCCTCGACGGCGTGACCGTCGCCCGTGAGATCGAGCTCGACGACCCCTTCGAGAACCTCGGCGCGCAGCTCGCCAAGAGCGTCGCCACCAAGACCAACGACGTCGCCGGCGACGGCACCACGACCGCGACCGTGCTCGCGCAGTCGCTGGTGAAGGTCGGCCTGCGCAACGTCGCGGCCGGCGCCAACCCGACCTCGATCGGCCGCGGCATCGAGGCCGCCGCGGAGAAGGTCATCGAGGTCCTCAAGGCCAAGGCCACCCCGGTCAAGGGCCGCAAGGACATCGCCCAGGTCGGCACCGTCACCTCCCGCGACGCCACCATCGGCGCCCTGCTCGGCGAAGCCGTCGAGAAGGTCGGCGAAGACGGCGTCATCACCATCGAGGAGTCGTCGACCCTGGCGACCGAGCTGGTGATCACCGAGGGCGTCCAGTTCGACAAGGGCTTCCTCTCGGCGCACTTCGCGACCAACCCGGAGGAGCAGAAGGCGATCCTCGAGGACGCCTACATCCTGCTCGTCCGCGAGAAGGTCTCGTCGCTGGCCGAGCTGCTGCCGGTGCTCGAGAAGGTCGTCGAGGCCAAGAAGCCGCTGCTCATCATCGCCGAGGACGTCGACGGCGAAGCGCTGTCCACTCTCGTGGTGAACTCGCTGCGCAAGACGATCACCGCCGTCGCGGTCAAGGCGCCGTTCTTCGGCGACCGCCGCAAGGCGTTCCTGGACGACCTCGCGGTCGTCACCGGTGGCGAGGTCATCTCCGCGGAGATCGGCCGCAAGCTGTCCGACGTCGACCTCGGCGCGCTGGGCA includes the following:
- a CDS encoding carboxyl transferase domain-containing protein: MTRQPAREVVGAIANGFVEFPTPLRDEPADGPIGWPGYREARSAAEERTGEKESVVCGTAKVGDVEAVLIAFEFGFLGGSLGQRTGDRIEAAFAHARDARLPVVSLISTGGSRMQQGMRALMQLQRVARASALTRASGIPQISVLRDPTTGGGWATLGAGADVILALPEAQVGFAGSRVRPDGSPEAYTAEAKYEWGQVDALVSPDALGPTLERWLRLLTARSSAAAPPPSALRAASLPSTGWEAVEAARSPRRPRAVEYLDAYFDWRSDVSGDRTGGVDPGVLCGFGWRDGRTIAYAAQCGTPTLPSGFRTAARLVKLASRLGIPVLTLVDTPGAANDAAAEQAGAGGAIAAMFEAVATASIPVTTLVIGEGGSGGALAFAALESTWVTPDAYFSVTSPEAAAAILKRPASEVPDIANQLHLRPQDLVDLGVARAVVSEKQG
- a CDS encoding acyl-CoA synthetase — its product is MPDPLFPTLASGSGKEALRFGEQALAYRELAAVAGGLAAGLPRGRVAVWATPTLHTSVAVVAALLAGVPAVPLNPKIGERELAHILADSEPELVLAEPGVELPEGLAALPRHDIPLTGEATPIPDEPDPETPALIVYTSGTTGPPKGVVLPRRSIATTLDALEDAWGWTGEDVLVHGLPLFHVHGLILGILGPLRRGGSVRHLGRFSTEGVTRELATGATMLFGVPTMYHRIAGEVATDTALAEALKNARLLVSGSAALPVHDHQRITAATGQQVVERYGMTETLMNTSVRADGERKPGTVGVPLRGVELRLVGEAGETIEDLDSVGEIQVRGPNLFTEYLNRPDATAAAFDGGWFRTGDMATRDSDGYVQIVGRKATDLIKSGGYKIGAGEIENALLEHPGVAEAAVTGEPDDDLGERIVAWIVPDGEPPGAEELADHVAKLLAPHKRPRVVRYLDALPRNDMGKVMKRALGD
- the tsaB gene encoding tRNA (adenosine(37)-N6)-threonylcarbamoyltransferase complex dimerization subunit type 1 TsaB, whose protein sequence is MLVLAIDTSTPAVTAGVVEADGDGVETRGERVTVDPRAHGELIMPHALAAAEAAGVSLKDLDAIVVGVGPGPFTGLRAGMATAAALGHALGLPVYPVCSLDALAADVVRSDSAFLVLTDARRREVYCAAYDAAGNRTDGPHVQRPAELETGIEVAAGDGAVLYADALDVQPIEPRFPSPAGLVKVARSALLAKETPAPLTPLYLRRPDAAEPTAPKRVTAP
- the rimI gene encoding ribosomal protein S18-alanine N-acetyltransferase; translation: MRLEPLRRRDIARCVEIEQILFPGDDPWSSRAFHSELDAGNFYLAARPDESDELLGYAGLAVVGRRRGEYEATVHTIGVAPEHQRRGIGKALLRALLERADEFEAPVFLEVRTDNDSALALYESHGFERLGIRKRYYQPSGADAYTMVRPARTRDEVAG
- the tsaD gene encoding tRNA (adenosine(37)-N6)-threonylcarbamoyltransferase complex transferase subunit TsaD, whose amino-acid sequence is MSRIIMGIESSCDETGVGLVRLHDDGTVELLADEVASSVEQHARFGGVVPEVASRAHLEAMVPTTSRAFEKAGLALSDVDAIAVTAGPGLAGALLVGVSAAKAYATALDVPLYGVNHLAGHIAVDTLQHGPLPTPCLALLVSGGHTQLLRVDDIASEITELGSTVDDAAGEAYDKVARVLGLPYPGGPPIDKAAKNGNPSAIAFPRGMTGPRDAKNDFSFSGLKTSVARWVEGAARRGEEIPVDDVAASFQEAVADVLTMKAIRAAKEQGIGTIVISGGVAANSRLSSLAAERCAAAGIELRVPRPRLCTDNGAMIAALGAHVVAAKRPTASLDFSANPALPVSVVSL
- the wecB gene encoding non-hydrolyzing UDP-N-acetylglucosamine 2-epimerase yields the protein MDVMLLAGTRPEALKLAPLALALEEHPAMRPILVHSGQHAGMVEQALSPFGLVADAWLDVPPRVTGGQAELVAGLLPALDDVLRRFAPAALVVQGDTTTTLAGALAAFWLGIPVVHLEAGLRTHDLTAPFPEEGARQMVSRLAALHLAPTLGAAAALRSEGVARQRIAVTGNTVVDAVLEIAARDLPARDTALALLEMEIAEADERLVLVTSHRRESWGEPLERTLAAVQLIVAEHPDVQVLFPAHPNPQVRDQVEAALGGLPRVTVTDPLEYPDLVRALRLASLVLTDSGGIQEEAPTFGTPVLVLRDVTERLEVVEAGCAWLVGTDTERIADTAARLLSGELQPAQVGNPYGEGKAAALAVAAIEELLGVGSPAHKHAAAS
- a CDS encoding LPXTG cell wall anchor domain-containing protein, coding for MYKMPGAGVGVAGGGVGTLAATGADVGWWLAVGVLLVLLGTVALIAVHRRNRRLSQAREH
- a CDS encoding choice-of-anchor P family protein, with product MKSSLVRRGGLLAAVVASVVLAGATPASAAPGDGSAYGVDVNVTLLGQPAVKVGPLAAANTAGPTTNTLASANAAGILTAGVITTEAKRDDNSGAVTAKATTADVGLPLLKAALGTVGVKTVEAVCTATQEGVKGSSTLADAKLGSIGAVDANPAPNTQIKVAIGLVNVATIILNEQIKNADGSLTVNAIHVKLLGGVVGALGSGDVIVSSATCGPAAPPMPLASGAGLWIGLGLLGAIALPVGTRIYRRRAAQA
- the xrtP gene encoding exosortase P, which gives rise to MVAGAALVLAERFYRELEVRLAGVILDLITTSGVYVAPDRESVYFGLSSATPFGLRMTPECSSAFLLLPLLVVTMAMLYFRPANAKRLFFSLGISALVVVLVNQLRILTIVGLVHEFGTDEGYYWGHTLLGSMVSVLGGAVSLVLFVWLATRKKKA